The Alphaproteobacteria bacterium sequence CCTTGTCGTATCACGAATTTGTAGATCGCCGCCGCGAATGGCATCCTCGGAAAGGTCAAGCGGCCTTTGTCGTCGATGAAAACATTCCCCAACGCTCGCCAGCCGTAATGCACGCTCAGGGAGGCGTGATCCCCATCGCCGGGTCCAAGAACATCGTCCCACTCAAGGCTTGATTTGGTGGATTTGTGAACCGGCTCTTCCCCGATGTCACTGGCACTACCGGACCGCAAGAACGTGACGCGCTCTGCCGAGATGTTGAGGTTTGCCGTCCGCCAGCCCGCATCAAGCCAGCCGGAGCATTGCACATGCGATCGCGGATTCTGGTTCGCCCACCATGCCGGATAGCGTCTGGCACTTTGGGGCAGAGGCCCCCCGAGAATCCGCTCGATCTCTTCGAATGATGCCTGCCAATGGTCGGATTTCAGGCTCATCAGGTGATCTCGTAAGGCTGCATATTTGCTCATGATCGACTCCATACACTTTTCTCAGTGAGAAAATATACATTACATATATTCTGTCAATCGGAAAAATATATATTTTGCGCCACGCTATGGTCTGGCGTTCGCACGGTGAACCCAGCGGAGCAACGAGAATGCCGCGCCCAGCGCCTCTGGCGCCCGCCCCATCGCTACAGCATGCGCTCTTCCGGCCGGACCAGGTGCCGGGGCGTTTCGCCCTTCAGGGCCCGCACGCAGTTCTCCACCGCCCGTCGCACCGCCACGCCGCGCCAGGCGCCGACCGAGGCGGAGTTGTGCGGCGAGCCGATGACATTGGGCAGGTCCAGGAACGGATATCCCATGGCGAACCGCCCGTGGCGCACCGGCTCGACCCACCAGGCATCCAGGCAGGCGGTGAAGGCCGGGTTGGCCCGCAGGTGCGCGTACAGCGCCGCCTCGTCGACGATCTCGCCGCGGGCGAGGTTCACCAGGATGGCGTCCGGCCGCATCAGCGCCAGCCTTTCCGCGGTCAGCAGCCGCTCTGTGGTCTGCGTCAGCGGCAGCGCCAACACCAGCACGTCGCTGGCGGCCAGCAATTCGTCGAGCCGGTCGGGCGTACCGATCCAGTCGACGGGTTCGTCGCTCTCGCCCGAGCGCTTGATGGCGTGCACCTTCATGCCCAGCCCGCGAAACAACCGGCCGCAGGCAACGCCGATGCCGCCGAAGCCCAGGATGCCGGCGACCCCGCCCGCCAGCATCTTGTTGCGCACGAACTGGTTGAACGCGCCGGATTTCAGGTTTTCGTGCTCGACGAACAGCCGCTTCGCCGCCGCCAGCGCCAAAGCCAGCCCGTGCTCGGCCATGGGCTCCGCAAAGGCG is a genomic window containing:
- a CDS encoding hydroxyacid dehydrogenase, whose protein sequence is MKQPTASAPTLVIAFPADSWRRGLIEEALGTAGHAIYLEDLDEAAGRHALAAATAVFAQRMADLPDDVGDLLAERCRLLQFHSAGVDYLPLQHLPEHLPIAGNGGAFAEPMAEHGLALALAAAKRLFVEHENLKSGAFNQFVRNKMLAGGVAGILGFGGIGVACGRLFRGLGMKVHAIKRSGESDEPVDWIGTPDRLDELLAASDVLVLALPLTQTTERLLTAERLALMRPDAILVNLARGEIVDEAALYAHLRANPAFTACLDAWWVEPVRHGRFAMGYPFLDLPNVIGSPHNSASVGAWRGVAVRRAVENCVRALKGETPRHLVRPEERML